The following are encoded together in the Chaetodon trifascialis isolate fChaTrf1 chromosome 3, fChaTrf1.hap1, whole genome shotgun sequence genome:
- the LOC139328758 gene encoding twinfilin-2-like, giving the protein MSHQTGINATSELREFLARARGGAIRIMKIVIRNEELVLDWYREPAQSWDKDYDQFLLPLLTPQEPCYILYRLDSQNAQGYEWIFIAWSPDQSPVRQKMVYAATRATLKKEFGGGHIKDEVFGTVEDDLCFQGYLRHMSSCCSPAPLTAAEQELQRIKVTEVTMEFGLDKRAQTLQGLAFPLQEEAKRALQQLKQRRINYIQLRLDVEKETIELVHTKPTETQELPYRIPTDSPRYHFFIFKHSHQGQLQEALVFIYSMPGYTCSIKERMLYSSCKNRLLDEVERDYQLEVTKKMEIDSGDGLTEDFLYEEVHPMEHTLKQAFAKPRGPGGKRGNKRLIKGAGENGDES; this is encoded by the exons ATGTCACATCAAACTGGAATTAATG CAACATCTGAGCTGAGAGAGTTTCTGGCCCGAGCAAGGGGAGGTGCCATCAGAATAATGAAGATAGTCATCAGAAACG AGGAGTTGGTGCTAGATTGGTACAGAGAGCCAGCACAGAGCTGGGACAAGGACTACGATCAGttcctgcttcctctgctcACGCCTCAGGAACCCTGCTACATCCTCTACCGCCTGGACTCCCAGAATGCACAGGGATACGAGTGGATCTTCATCGCCTGGTCACCTGACCAATCACCA GTGAGGCAGAAGATGGTGTATGCAGCCACTCGAGCCACACTGAAGAAGGAGTTTGGAGGAGGTCACATTAAAGATGAAGTGTTTGGCACAGTTGAG GACGACCTGTGCTTCCAGGGGTACCTGCGACAcatgtcctcctgctgctccccGGCTCCCCTCACAGCAGCCGAGCAGGAATTACAACGAATTAAAGTCACAGAG GTTACAATGGAGTTTGGCTTAGACAAAAGGGCACAGACTCTTCAAGGTCTTGCATTCCCATTACAGGAAGAGGCCAAACGAGCTCTGCAGCAACTCAAGCAGAGGCGCATCAACTACATACAGCTG AGGCTGGATGTAGAGAAAGAGACCATTGAGCTGGTTCACACCAAACCTACGGAGACCCAGGAGCTTCCATACAGGATCCCCACAGATTCACCCAGATACCACTTCTTCATCTTCAAACATTCCCACCAGGGCCAGCTGCAGGAGGCGCTGG TGTTCATATATTCCATGCCAGGGTACACCTGCAGCATCAAAGAACGGATGTTGTATTCCAGCTGTAAGAACAGGCTACTGGACGAGGTGGAGAGAGACTACCAGCTGGAGGTCACCAAAAAG ATGGAGATAGACAGCGGTGACGGCCTGACAGAAGACTTCCTGTACGAGGAGGTCCACCCAATGGAGCACACCTTAAAGCAGGCCTTTGCAAAGCCCCGCGGACCGGGAGGGAAGAGGGGCAACAAACGGCTCATCAAGGGTGCAGGGGAGAACGGGGACGAAAGCTAG
- the LOC139350923 gene encoding cytokine-inducible SH2-containing protein-like: MVARAVTAVHHEERRGSCCPHPSPPPWDPAEDLHSITTTFQYLQTSGWYWGSISASEAREALLKKSEGTFLIRDSSHPQYMLALSVKTHCGPTSVRIEYSRGSFWLDSISPDLPHLQSFPDVLSLIQHYMGSGHTPQSQASDDIHPKTKPDPAMHAAKDSGVPLKLMHPLHKPEAFPSLQHLTRLTINRHASCPDQLPLPKPLLRYLQDYPFHI, translated from the exons ATGGTTGCCCGGGCAGTGACCGCCGTCCATCATGAGGAGCGCAGAGGTTCATGCTGCCCgcatccctctcctccaccctggGACCCAGCAGAGGACCTCCATAGCATCACCACCACCTTCCAGTATCTACAGACATCAG GCTGGTACTGGGGCTCCATCTCAGCGAGTGAAGCTCGGGAAGCTCTCCTGAAAAAGTCTGAAGGCACATTTCTCATTCGGGACAGCAGTCATCCTCAGTACATGCTGGCCCTGTCGGTGAAGACCCACTGTGGACCTACCAGTGTTCGCATAGAGTACAGCAGGGGTTCTTTCTGGCTGGACTCTATTTCCCCTGACCTGCCTCATCTGCAGTCCTTCCCAGATGTTCTCAGCCTCATACAGCACTACATGGGCTCGGGCCACACACCGCAGAGCCAGGCGTCTGATGACATCCATCCCAAAACAAAGCCTGACCCTGCCATGCACGCAGCTAAAGACAGCGGAGTGCCTCTGAAACTGATGCACCCGCTGCACAAACCGGAGGCCTTCCCTTCTTTGCAGCACCTGACGCGCCTCACCATCAACAGACACGCCAGCTGTCCCGACCAGCTGCCACTCCCAAAGCCTCTGCTGCGCTACCTGCAGGACTACCCTTTCCACATATGA